From Pseudomonas saponiphila, a single genomic window includes:
- the istB gene encoding IS21-like element IS1474 family helper ATPase IstB, with protein sequence MMPQHTLNQLHQLRLDGMARALEEQWTLPASHSLSFDERLGLLLDRELAWRDNQRLVRLRKKAKLKYANACLEDLDRRTGRALDERLIATLASGDWIRQQHNLLLTGPTGAGKTWLACALGNQACRQGYSTLYLRTPRLLEQLRIAHGDGSFGRTLQQLAKVDVLVLDDWALAPLEEGARHDLLEVIDDRAGSRSTILTSQLPIEHWHGWINDPTLADAILDRLVHNAYRLTMKGESLRRKKAEEQAAS encoded by the coding sequence ATGATGCCGCAACACACCCTGAATCAACTGCACCAGCTACGCCTGGACGGCATGGCCCGCGCCCTGGAAGAGCAATGGACGCTGCCGGCCAGCCACAGCCTGAGCTTCGATGAACGCCTCGGCCTACTGCTCGACCGCGAACTGGCCTGGCGTGACAACCAGCGCCTGGTACGGCTGCGCAAGAAGGCCAAGCTCAAGTACGCCAACGCCTGCCTGGAAGATCTCGACCGCCGCACCGGACGCGCCCTGGACGAGCGTCTGATCGCCACCCTGGCCAGTGGCGACTGGATCCGCCAGCAGCACAACCTGCTGCTGACCGGCCCGACCGGTGCCGGCAAAACCTGGCTGGCCTGCGCCCTGGGCAACCAGGCCTGCCGCCAGGGCTATAGCACCCTGTACCTGCGCACCCCGCGCCTGCTGGAACAACTGCGCATCGCTCATGGCGACGGCAGCTTCGGCCGTACCCTGCAACAGCTGGCAAAGGTCGACGTCCTGGTGCTGGACGACTGGGCGCTAGCCCCGCTGGAGGAAGGAGCCCGGCATGACCTGCTGGAGGTGATCGACGACCGCGCTGGCAGCCGCTCCACCATCCTGACGAGCCAACTGCCCATCGAGCACTGGCACGGCTGGATCAACGACCCGACCCTGGCCGATGCCATCCTCGACCGCCTGGTGCACAACGCCTACCGACTGACGATGAAAGGCGAGTCGCTGCGCCGAAAAAAAGCCGAGGAACAAGCCGCATCGTGA
- the istA gene encoding IS21 family transposase, translated as MAAPRVAMRNIKECLRLKFEAGLSHEKIARALQLSKGVVSKYIAAARVAGLDWPALVAMDEAALAAALFAPTSTNKPRGERVLPDVLSIHRELRRKGVTLQLLWEEYLAAHAGQPTYRYTQFVEHYRRYAQTLKRSMRQLHRAGEKLFIDYAGPTLPVVDPATGEVRRAHIFVAALGASNYTYACATPGETQVDWLTSLGQALTYFGGVPEMVVPDNPRALVAQPDRYEPGLNRATLECARHYQTVILPARPRKPQDKAKAEVAVQVVERWIMARLRHRQFFSLHALNQAIAELLEDLNRRPFKRLDGCRRDWFERLDRPALRALPVHPYEVATFKRCKVSIDYHIEVNGSFYSVPSALARQNVDVRLTAHTLEVLHGNRRVASHLLLGRRGAYSTQREHMPAAHQAHREWTPQRLLDWGARIGPYTRQLIDHQLTHKPHPEMGYRACLGLLSLARRYGNARLEAAAERAVHLRAFTGRSVRNLLQQGLDQQPLPQRAAETTLPGDHENVRGADYYQPPQQELFDDAATHPESTAPATPGRHGPRPGRAMDAAGQPQPELR; from the coding sequence ATGGCGGCGCCGCGAGTAGCCATGCGAAACATCAAAGAATGTCTGCGCCTCAAGTTTGAGGCCGGCTTGTCCCACGAGAAGATTGCCCGTGCCTTGCAGCTGTCCAAGGGCGTGGTTAGCAAGTACATCGCGGCGGCGCGGGTGGCCGGGCTGGACTGGCCGGCGCTGGTGGCCATGGACGAGGCCGCGCTGGCGGCCGCCTTGTTTGCACCGACGTCGACGAACAAGCCGCGCGGTGAGCGAGTGCTGCCCGATGTGCTGAGCATCCACCGCGAGTTGCGACGCAAGGGCGTGACCTTGCAGCTGCTGTGGGAGGAATATCTCGCCGCGCATGCGGGCCAGCCGACCTACCGCTACACCCAGTTCGTCGAGCACTACCGGCGCTACGCCCAGACGCTCAAACGTTCGATGCGTCAGCTGCACCGTGCGGGCGAGAAGCTATTCATCGACTATGCCGGGCCGACGCTGCCGGTGGTCGACCCGGCCACCGGCGAAGTGCGCCGGGCGCACATCTTCGTCGCCGCCCTGGGCGCCTCGAATTACACCTATGCCTGCGCGACGCCAGGCGAAACCCAGGTGGACTGGCTGACCTCGCTGGGCCAGGCTCTGACCTACTTTGGCGGCGTGCCGGAAATGGTTGTGCCGGACAATCCGCGCGCCCTGGTCGCCCAGCCGGATCGCTACGAGCCGGGCCTGAACCGGGCCACGCTGGAGTGCGCGCGTCATTACCAGACGGTGATCCTGCCGGCACGGCCACGCAAGCCTCAGGACAAGGCCAAGGCCGAGGTGGCGGTGCAGGTGGTCGAGCGCTGGATCATGGCGCGGCTGCGCCATCGGCAGTTCTTCAGCCTGCATGCGCTTAACCAGGCCATCGCCGAGCTGCTGGAGGATCTGAATCGGCGCCCGTTCAAGCGGCTCGATGGCTGCCGGCGCGACTGGTTCGAGCGCCTGGATCGCCCGGCCTTGCGAGCGCTGCCGGTGCATCCCTACGAGGTCGCCACCTTCAAGCGCTGCAAGGTCAGCATCGACTACCACATCGAGGTCAATGGCAGCTTCTACAGCGTGCCCTCCGCCCTGGCCCGGCAGAACGTGGACGTGCGACTGACGGCACACACCCTGGAAGTGCTGCATGGCAACCGGCGGGTGGCCAGCCACCTGCTGCTGGGGCGACGCGGCGCTTACAGTACCCAGCGCGAGCACATGCCCGCGGCGCACCAGGCGCATCGCGAATGGACGCCACAACGCCTGCTCGACTGGGGCGCGCGGATCGGCCCCTACACGCGCCAACTGATCGATCACCAACTGACCCACAAGCCGCACCCGGAGATGGGCTACCGCGCCTGCCTCGGCCTGCTCTCGCTGGCCCGGCGCTATGGCAATGCACGCCTGGAAGCCGCTGCCGAACGTGCCGTACACCTGCGCGCCTTCACCGGGCGCAGCGTGCGCAACCTGCTCCAGCAAGGCCTGGATCAACAGCCGCTGCCCCAGCGTGCCGCCGAAACGACCTTACCCGGCGACCACGAGAACGTCCGTGGCGCCGACTACTACCAACCCCCGCAACAGGAGCTGTTCGATGATGCCGCAACACACCCTGAATCAACTGCACCAGCTACGCCTGGACGGCATGGCCCGCGCCCTGGAAGAGCAATGGACGCTGCCGGCCAGCCACAGCCTGAGCTTCGATGA
- a CDS encoding PRTRC system protein E, with protein MSSSIFQLVSNAFAQTTSKVSFEIHGQGNGNVKVVLTAKLGPVSDKASKEEKALHAAVATPLVVVGTPGDVESALLSRLDGFVEQVNIGSVALEQVRELASKAVAAATSKAASAPAKSAQKAPVVDEPDGSDEEEGDEPDAVVPPTPAPANSPVLKSFDDF; from the coding sequence ATGAGCAGTTCGATTTTTCAGTTGGTGTCGAATGCCTTCGCACAGACCACCAGCAAAGTCAGTTTCGAGATTCATGGTCAGGGCAACGGCAACGTCAAGGTCGTGCTGACGGCCAAGCTCGGGCCGGTGTCCGATAAGGCCAGCAAGGAGGAAAAAGCCCTCCACGCAGCAGTGGCCACCCCGCTGGTTGTCGTTGGCACCCCCGGCGACGTTGAGTCTGCCCTGCTCTCCCGGCTCGATGGGTTTGTGGAGCAGGTAAACATCGGTTCCGTCGCCCTGGAGCAGGTGCGCGAACTGGCAAGCAAGGCGGTGGCTGCTGCCACCAGCAAAGCGGCCAGCGCCCCCGCGAAATCGGCACAGAAAGCTCCGGTGGTTGATGAACCAGATGGTAGCGATGAAGAAGAGGGTGACGAGCCGGATGCGGTAGTGCCCCCAACCCCCGCCCCGGCTAATTCGCCTGTGCTCAAATCTTTCGACGACTTCTAA
- a CDS encoding sigma-70 family RNA polymerase sigma factor, translating to MSIAVTRTSKRKVQLGTIAEAGFDMPPLPAMPVDPGHGAILSTEDQHALGYRIMISQIGLMTAMCAHTDVVSMLLADVKEVLSSGAPVGQALALIKVGSKWVRAESIPTDEFKALALRKIKSIEEALAEIAECENAVSDLFSMALRDELASRMAEILPYDKILFKAADCFRAQCRDLEVECRKLVGFLSSELKLPRPKVKAMIGEAWVSAGLISTVNTSVYEVALYPAKAKKALRDNLLSHQRAIQEIVRQSSSSAGDLLAAWSAFNAQDRILKGSVSLMYERNRSLVEALVKQYRHVGDESQIRSAGDMGLLRAIYRFAPEMGYRFSTIGTQWIKQMIVRELQQQDLIRLPEGSQANLFAIRAVLSENPNASKAEIAQITGLKPDDVANLLYFVGGTGGISLDATFQDAGSSETEGLHEVLADSNSQFETHVDEEDSAAFVERALKETLTGRHLDIVCAQFGIGMPEQSLKEIGARLGMSMERVRQVREEAIVKLKSSKYFDDLMTLWG from the coding sequence ATGTCCATTGCAGTGACCAGAACATCGAAGCGTAAGGTTCAGCTTGGCACTATTGCTGAGGCTGGTTTTGACATGCCTCCGCTGCCGGCCATGCCCGTTGATCCGGGGCATGGAGCGATCCTCTCCACCGAGGATCAGCATGCGCTCGGCTATCGCATCATGATCAGCCAGATTGGCCTCATGACCGCCATGTGCGCCCACACTGATGTGGTGTCGATGCTCCTGGCTGACGTGAAGGAAGTTTTGAGTAGCGGCGCTCCCGTGGGCCAGGCTTTGGCGTTGATCAAGGTCGGCTCCAAGTGGGTGCGCGCTGAAAGCATCCCGACCGATGAGTTCAAGGCGCTGGCGCTGCGCAAGATCAAGTCCATCGAGGAAGCACTTGCTGAGATTGCAGAATGCGAGAACGCGGTGAGCGATCTGTTCTCGATGGCCCTGCGTGATGAGCTTGCATCTCGGATGGCCGAAATCCTGCCGTACGACAAAATCCTCTTCAAAGCGGCTGACTGCTTCCGGGCACAGTGCCGCGATCTGGAAGTTGAGTGCCGCAAGCTTGTTGGCTTCCTGAGTTCTGAGCTGAAGCTACCGCGTCCTAAGGTCAAGGCGATGATCGGTGAGGCATGGGTCTCGGCCGGGCTGATCTCGACCGTAAACACCAGTGTTTATGAGGTGGCCCTTTACCCCGCCAAGGCCAAGAAGGCGCTCCGTGACAACCTGCTGAGCCATCAGCGTGCGATCCAGGAGATCGTTCGCCAGTCCTCTTCGTCTGCTGGCGACCTTCTCGCAGCCTGGTCGGCGTTCAATGCACAGGATCGCATCCTGAAGGGATCTGTCTCGCTGATGTATGAGCGTAACCGTTCCTTGGTCGAGGCCCTGGTAAAGCAATACCGCCATGTGGGTGATGAGTCCCAGATTCGTTCCGCCGGCGACATGGGCCTGCTGCGCGCGATCTACCGCTTCGCTCCCGAGATGGGCTACCGGTTCTCGACTATCGGTACCCAGTGGATCAAGCAGATGATTGTGCGCGAGCTCCAGCAGCAGGACCTGATTCGCCTCCCAGAAGGAAGCCAGGCCAACCTCTTCGCTATTCGAGCTGTGTTGAGCGAAAACCCCAACGCCTCGAAGGCGGAGATTGCTCAAATCACAGGTCTGAAGCCTGACGATGTTGCCAACCTGCTCTACTTCGTTGGCGGCACCGGTGGCATCTCTCTCGATGCCACGTTCCAGGATGCTGGATCTTCTGAGACCGAAGGCCTCCATGAAGTCCTCGCCGACAGCAACTCGCAGTTCGAGACCCACGTCGACGAAGAGGATTCAGCCGCATTTGTTGAGCGAGCTCTCAAGGAAACGCTCACTGGCCGCCACCTCGATATCGTCTGTGCGCAGTTCGGGATCGGCATGCCGGAGCAGAGCCTGAAGGAGATTGGCGCTCGACTGGGGATGAGCATGGAGCGTGTGCGCCAGGTGCGCGAAGAAGCCATCGTAAAACTGAAGTCCTCGAAATACTTCGACGACCTGATGACTCTGTGGGGTTGA
- a CDS encoding SLOG family protein → METFDPYQPLPFKAYGLFDGVQVEQETCASLMHYVEAEKFLGVDEQYRRFILSIQEKEDFMLETAGVSQARRRQDWFDVRERLIRAGAWMQLVQNKDELCDRLLAGELVCNLGPINDAMASIRERLLSDDPLRKVLITGAVDFTDQAAVFAMLDSIFARRQADEIIVTAELGVGRIAARYAHQHYIPIRVVGDTTESDESVLELVLTHASHVFVATHHGQSSPFADTCFEAAAEAGKFAHKVQLELLCA, encoded by the coding sequence GTGGAAACTTTCGACCCGTACCAACCGCTTCCCTTCAAGGCTTATGGCTTGTTCGATGGGGTTCAAGTCGAGCAAGAAACTTGCGCGTCACTGATGCACTACGTCGAAGCTGAGAAGTTCCTTGGCGTCGACGAGCAGTACCGGAGATTCATTCTCTCCATCCAGGAGAAAGAAGACTTCATGCTCGAAACTGCCGGGGTTTCACAGGCCCGGCGTCGGCAAGACTGGTTCGACGTTCGCGAGCGGCTCATCAGAGCTGGGGCGTGGATGCAGCTGGTGCAGAACAAAGACGAGCTGTGTGATCGTCTTCTGGCAGGCGAGCTTGTCTGCAACCTCGGCCCTATCAACGATGCGATGGCCTCTATCAGGGAAAGACTGCTGAGTGATGATCCGCTCAGAAAAGTGCTCATCACCGGCGCGGTTGACTTCACTGACCAGGCCGCAGTCTTCGCGATGCTGGATTCGATCTTCGCCAGGAGACAGGCAGACGAGATCATCGTCACTGCCGAACTCGGCGTCGGTCGAATTGCTGCTCGATACGCTCACCAGCACTACATTCCGATTCGCGTAGTGGGCGACACCACGGAGAGTGATGAATCAGTGTTGGAGCTGGTGCTGACGCATGCCAGCCATGTCTTTGTTGCCACGCACCACGGACAGTCTTCGCCCTTTGCTGACACCTGCTTCGAGGCCGCAGCGGAGGCGGGCAAGTTCGCCCACAAAGTCCAACTTGAGTTGCTATGCGCCTAG
- the dnaN gene encoding DNA polymerase III subunit beta: MKFSINASVFASVLKQCARVASRKGGTAETHVLIGVEANELTLIAQNGSQQIIRRVRTSSLVVEAQGHICAAAQKMEQIVSAMPGDRDVKVSLSDEKLVITCARSRFSLATMNVDSFPLIKVSTPVAEFKVNAANLRDSGKSVAVCCAREDVRQYLNGMLLDVREGTLYLAASDGHRMGVCRIEGVTGSDSQAIIPVASVDDFLTFTTESEACIRLYPNLAVVVSDAGEFYTKLLEGKYPDYQRLLKKPSSPSTLKANRPALLASAQRVALMADQRSFGIKFNLGREITLTTAASDIEGNAASEVIEGQYIGSDMEVGFSARYLTDILKTVTAEEVEIVFDGATGGTHLSPTDCAQQSFVLMPMRI; encoded by the coding sequence ATGAAATTCAGCATCAACGCCTCTGTCTTCGCTTCTGTCCTGAAACAGTGTGCCCGTGTTGCATCCCGCAAGGGAGGTACCGCTGAAACCCACGTCCTTATTGGGGTTGAGGCTAATGAGCTGACTCTGATCGCGCAGAATGGCAGTCAGCAAATCATCCGCCGCGTCCGTACGTCCAGCCTGGTTGTTGAAGCTCAGGGGCATATCTGCGCGGCTGCTCAGAAGATGGAGCAGATCGTCTCGGCCATGCCCGGTGATCGAGATGTCAAGGTGTCCTTGAGCGACGAAAAGCTGGTTATTACGTGCGCTCGCTCACGCTTCAGCCTCGCCACGATGAATGTGGATAGTTTTCCGCTCATTAAGGTTTCCACCCCCGTTGCTGAGTTCAAAGTCAATGCAGCGAACCTACGCGACTCGGGGAAATCGGTGGCTGTGTGCTGTGCGCGGGAAGATGTTCGCCAATACCTCAACGGCATGCTGCTGGATGTCCGCGAGGGCACTCTTTACCTGGCTGCCAGTGACGGCCACCGCATGGGTGTATGCCGGATTGAAGGCGTTACCGGCAGCGACTCCCAGGCAATCATTCCCGTCGCGTCTGTTGATGATTTCCTGACCTTCACAACCGAGAGCGAGGCCTGCATCCGTCTCTATCCGAACCTCGCGGTCGTGGTATCGGACGCTGGTGAGTTCTACACGAAGCTGCTGGAGGGCAAATACCCGGACTACCAGCGGCTGCTCAAGAAGCCATCCAGCCCAAGCACTTTGAAAGCGAACCGCCCCGCCCTTCTCGCATCTGCTCAGCGGGTAGCGCTGATGGCCGATCAGCGAAGCTTCGGCATCAAGTTCAATCTCGGCCGCGAGATCACCTTGACCACCGCCGCTTCCGATATCGAGGGGAACGCTGCCTCTGAAGTCATCGAAGGGCAGTACATCGGCAGCGACATGGAAGTTGGTTTTTCCGCCCGTTACCTGACGGACATTCTAAAGACGGTCACCGCGGAAGAAGTGGAGATTGTTTTTGATGGGGCAACTGGTGGCACGCATCTGTCGCCAACAGACTGTGCTCAACAGTCGTTCGTACTGATGCCAATGCGTATCTAA
- a CDS encoding twin-arginine translocation signal domain-containing protein, translating to MDFTRRKFMKMTAAGAAAMSLGFGVRTPEAQASAASIATFLSIDPVTLAYKIFSSCCYYCMRISEHRDRPFRLIVTGHFANA from the coding sequence ATGGATTTCACACGCCGCAAATTTATGAAAATGACTGCCGCTGGGGCGGCGGCCATGTCTTTAGGGTTTGGGGTTAGAACTCCTGAGGCCCAAGCGTCCGCAGCCAGTATTGCGACTTTCCTGTCGATCGATCCGGTCACGCTGGCCTACAAGATATTTTCTTCCTGCTGCTACTACTGCATGCGGATTTCGGAGCACCGTGACCGGCCGTTTCGGTTGATCGTGACCGGTCATTTCGCTAACGCGTGA
- a CDS encoding PRTRC system ThiF family protein → MSAVPLIKQKVEFKQPKSWHGREVRVVVIGAGGNGSEVIDSLAAFHHAMICLGRSGGLHVTVIDDSKVREPNLVRQRFWPCDLGQYKSVVLANRYNLQLGLSWEGLPCRFPSVETEAAMSKADIVISAVDLPSARVAIADYKGRLKRDAMWLDLGNGHRHGQAVFGALAPAMRAEYPCVLDVYPEVRHLQDDTRKSCSTAEALASQDCLVNRTITTAGLSALWEVLRYGATDKHWIVIDLKTGMQSAHSFPPI, encoded by the coding sequence ATGAGCGCCGTCCCCCTCATTAAGCAGAAGGTCGAGTTCAAACAACCCAAGTCCTGGCATGGCCGGGAGGTGCGGGTTGTCGTCATCGGTGCGGGCGGTAACGGTTCTGAGGTCATCGACTCTCTCGCGGCCTTCCACCACGCCATGATCTGCCTCGGCAGGTCTGGCGGCCTGCATGTGACGGTGATCGACGACTCCAAGGTTCGGGAGCCGAACCTAGTTCGCCAAAGGTTCTGGCCGTGCGACCTCGGGCAGTACAAGTCGGTTGTTCTGGCCAACCGCTACAACCTCCAGCTCGGCTTGTCCTGGGAAGGACTCCCATGCCGGTTCCCCTCTGTCGAAACCGAGGCGGCCATGAGCAAGGCGGACATTGTGATCTCGGCAGTCGATCTGCCTTCTGCCCGAGTTGCCATTGCCGACTACAAGGGAAGGCTCAAGCGTGATGCCATGTGGCTAGACCTTGGAAATGGCCATCGACACGGGCAAGCGGTCTTTGGTGCGCTGGCCCCGGCCATGAGGGCTGAATACCCCTGCGTCCTCGATGTGTATCCCGAGGTTCGTCATCTGCAAGATGACACGCGCAAGTCGTGTTCTACCGCAGAGGCACTCGCCAGTCAGGACTGCTTGGTAAATCGCACTATCACAACGGCAGGTTTGAGTGCCCTATGGGAAGTCTTGCGCTATGGTGCGACCGATAAGCACTGGATTGTGATCGACCTGAAAACAGGTATGCAGTCCGCCCACAGCTTCCCGCCGATCTAA
- the recA gene encoding recombinase RecA — translation MKDASNGAELAGRDKALAQCLSQIEKQFGKGAIMRMDSASLTPIPAISTGSLKLDLALGIGGLPKGRIVEIYGPESSGKTTLTLSVIAQAQKAGATCAFVDAEHALDTGYASKLGVNVDDLLVSQPDTGEQALEITDMLVRSNAVDVIIVDSVAALVPKAEIEGDMGDAHVGLQARLLSQALRKLTGNIKNANCLVIFINQIRMKIGVMFGNPETTTGGNALKFYASVRLDIRRTGAVKDGDEVIGSETRVKVVKNKVAPPFRQAETEIIYGHGFNFFAELIDLGIEQNLVSKAGAWYSYAGNKIGQGKANAAAWLKENPEAAREIEDAVRAAHQPKGKPLDAADAEPLEEVEEDSPDLAPMGEEV, via the coding sequence ATGAAAGATGCTTCCAACGGTGCAGAGCTCGCCGGCCGCGACAAGGCCCTCGCTCAGTGTTTGAGCCAGATCGAAAAGCAGTTCGGCAAGGGCGCGATCATGCGTATGGATTCGGCCTCGCTGACCCCCATCCCCGCCATCAGCACGGGCTCCCTGAAGCTTGACCTGGCCCTCGGCATTGGCGGTCTCCCGAAGGGTCGTATTGTCGAAATCTACGGCCCTGAGTCTTCGGGTAAGACCACCCTCACCCTTTCGGTTATCGCTCAGGCGCAAAAGGCTGGTGCTACCTGCGCTTTCGTCGATGCCGAGCATGCGTTGGATACCGGCTATGCGAGCAAACTGGGCGTCAACGTAGATGACCTGCTTGTGTCTCAGCCTGATACCGGCGAGCAGGCTCTGGAGATCACCGACATGCTGGTGCGCTCCAATGCGGTAGACGTAATCATCGTCGATTCCGTGGCAGCACTGGTGCCTAAAGCAGAGATCGAAGGCGACATGGGGGATGCTCACGTTGGGCTCCAGGCCAGACTTCTCAGCCAGGCGCTGCGCAAACTCACCGGCAACATCAAGAATGCGAACTGCCTGGTGATCTTCATCAACCAGATCCGCATGAAGATCGGTGTGATGTTCGGCAACCCGGAAACCACCACCGGTGGTAACGCCCTCAAGTTCTACGCCTCGGTGCGTCTGGATATTCGACGTACCGGCGCGGTCAAGGACGGCGACGAGGTGATCGGCAGCGAAACCCGCGTCAAAGTCGTGAAGAACAAGGTCGCCCCGCCGTTCCGTCAGGCCGAGACCGAGATCATCTACGGGCATGGCTTCAACTTCTTTGCAGAGTTGATCGATCTGGGTATCGAGCAGAATCTGGTTTCTAAGGCAGGTGCTTGGTACTCCTACGCCGGCAATAAGATCGGCCAGGGCAAGGCGAATGCGGCTGCATGGCTCAAGGAAAATCCCGAGGCCGCTCGCGAAATCGAGGATGCTGTGCGCGCAGCACACCAGCCTAAGGGCAAACCTCTGGATGCTGCCGATGCAGAGCCGCTGGAAGAAGTGGAAGAAGATTCGCCGGACCTGGCTCCTATGGGCGAAGAGGTCTAA
- a CDS encoding PRTRC system protein C — translation MTAVVLTLARVFRYDGIDLPDPDPTASPEEVLAHYSQQYPRLAGGKVIDPVVEGDKLVYEMRAGGFGDKG, via the coding sequence ATGACTGCTGTTGTTCTCACGCTGGCCCGAGTGTTCCGTTATGACGGCATTGATCTGCCTGACCCCGACCCGACCGCCAGTCCCGAAGAAGTCCTCGCCCACTACTCCCAGCAGTACCCCCGCCTCGCTGGCGGCAAGGTGATCGACCCCGTGGTCGAGGGTGACAAGCTGGTCTACGAGATGCGTGCGGGAGGCTTCGGTGACAAAGGCTGA